In the genome of Mytilus edulis chromosome 3, xbMytEdul2.2, whole genome shotgun sequence, one region contains:
- the LOC139514459 gene encoding RNA-binding protein Nova-1-like isoform X3, with amino-acid sequence MAMNYDGMNGTDMDTSDSRKRPLDTEIDNGVPKRSNQGAGTPEQMQHMMTEESNGDAIMGDNIHLKILVPSIAAGAIIGKGGETIAQVQKEAGARVKMSKANDFYPATTERVCLIMGAADSVRKIHTFIMEKIREKPDPNPKLEETNKNFERHRQVCNEVKILVPNSTAGMIIGKSGNYIKQIKEESGAYIQISQKSKEINLPERCVTIAGDVESNKKAVDLILQKIVEDPQSGSCPNISYADYTGPVASANPTGSPFANPNVAQNRGQEMVVNTTNYSTQGAFGIGINGNTAFSNSLGNGITNLNLNAALGQPGGSMTSSALENLKMTLRGNGYSEQATEDISNAMNVLASYGILGMIGLNQIPTVNNMGTIANMGQPTPGMTAGVANMQNMQNMQNMQATMQQGMNMNSSLGAQGMMAATPASSAQNNSYLNTSNSSTGAGSLFGPVGSGSSGLGSSGSTGAGSSLFGSSSPGMANERYVGSPMLNDSFTGATNYTSTPTAFAAPTMQTEKPPNIALNQNSFGLGTSMYSPTEDKQQTIKQDLEVAESIVGAILGPGGKGIVELQQFTQTNIQISKKGVYVPGTRNRIVTVTGTPSNIGKAQYLIQQRIQQEELKRARQASR; translated from the exons GCACCCCAGAACAGATGCAGCACATGATGACCGAAGAATCAAACGGTGACGCAATCATGG GTGACAACATACATTTAAAGATCTTAGTGCCGTCAATTGCCGCCGGAGCCATCATTGGTAAAGGAGGAGAAACAATCGCTCAAGTACAAAAAGAGGCTGGAGCCCGCGTTAAAATGTCCAAGGCTAATGACTTTTATCCAG CCACAACAGAAAGAGTATGCTTAATAATGGGTGCTGCAGATTCAGTCAGAAAAATACACACATTCATCATGGAAAAAATTAGAGAAAAGCCAGACCCCAACCCAAAGTtagaagaaacaaataaaaacttTGAGAGGCACAGACAGGTTTGTAATGAA GTTAAAATTTTAGTGCCAAACAGCACAGCGGGAATGATTATAGGAAAATCAGGAAACTATATAAAACAGATAAAGGAAGAAAGTGGGGCCTACATACAGATATCACAGAAGTCTAAAGAAATTAATTTACCAGAAAGATGTGTTACAATAGCTG GTGATGTTGAATCCAACAAAAAAGCAGTAGActtaattttacagaaaattgtTGAAGATCCACAAAGTGGGAGTTGTCCAAATATCAGCTATGCAGACTATACTGGTCCTGTTGCAAGTGCTAATCCTACTGGTTCCCCATTTGCAAACCCTAATGTTGCACAAAACAGAGGACAAGAAATGGTTGTCAACACAACCAATTATTCAACCCAAGGTGCTTTTGGCATAGGAATAAATGGGAACACTGCTTTTAGCAATAGTTTAGGGAATGGAattacaaatttgaatttaaatgctGCATTAGGGCAACCAGGTGGAAGCATGACCAGTTCAGCAttggaaaatttgaaaatgacattACGTGGAAACGGGTATTCCGAACAGGCTACAGAGGATATCAGTAACGCTATGAACGTGTTGGCAAGTTATGGCATTCTAGGAATGATAGGACTGAATCAGATTCCTACAGTAAATAATATGGGAACGATTGCAAATATGGGACAGCCTACTCCAGGGATGACTGCAGGTGTGGCTAATATGCAGAATATGCAGAACATGCAGAATATGCAGGCTACCATGCAGCAAGGAATGAACATGAACTCTTCCCTTGGAGCTCAAGGAATGATGGCTGCCACGCCTGCCAGCTCAGCACAGAATAATTCTTATCTCAATACGAGCAATAGCTCAACTGGTGCCGGTAGTTTGTTTGGACCTGTTGGTAGTGGGTCATCTGGTTTGGGGAGTTCTGGATCAACTGGAGCTGGCTCTAGTCTGTTTGGGAGCTCCTCACCAGGTATGGCCAATGAGAGATACGTTGGGAGCCCCATGTTGAATGACTCATTTACAGGAGCAACAAATTACACAAGCACTCCAACAGCATTTGCCGCACCAACCATGCAGACTGAAAAACCGCCAAACATAGCACTGAATCAAAATTCTTTTGGTTTAGGAACAAGTATGTACAGTCCAACAGAGGATAAACAACAAACCATTAAACAGGATTTGGAAGTAGCAGAAAGTATAGTAGGGGCTATTTTAGGTCCAGGTGGAAAAGGAATTGTTGAATTACAGCAGTTTACACAAACCAACATCCAGATTTCCAAGAAAGGAGTTTACGTACCTGGTACCAGAAATCGTATTGTCACAGTAACTGGTACTCCATCAAATATAGGAAAAGCACAGTATCTTATACAACAGCGTATACAACAAGAAGAACTTAAACGTGCTAGACAAGCGTCTCGTTAA
- the LOC139514459 gene encoding RNA-binding protein Nova-1-like isoform X6 yields MAMNYDGMNGTDMDTSDSRKRPLDTEIDNGVPKRSNQGTPEQMQHMMTEESNGDAIMGDNIHLKILVPSIAAGAIIGKGGETIAQVQKEAGARVKMSKANDFYPATTERVCLIMGAADSVRKIHTFIMEKIREKPDPNPKLEETNKNFERHRQVKILVPNSTAGMIIGKSGNYIKQIKEESGAYIQISQKSKEINLPERCVTIAGDVESNKKAVDLILQKIVEDPQSGSCPNISYADYTGPVASANPTGSPFANPNVAQNRGQEMVVNTTNYSTQGAFGIGINGNTAFSNSLGNGITNLNLNAALGQPGGSMTSSALENLKMTLRGNGYSEQATEDISNAMNVLASYGILGMIGLNQIPTVNNMGTIANMGQPTPGMTAGVANMQNMQNMQNMQATMQQGMNMNSSLGAQGMMAATPASSAQNNSYLNTSNSSTGAGSLFGPVGSGSSGLGSSGSTGAGSSLFGSSSPGMANERYVGSPMLNDSFTGATNYTSTPTAFAAPTMQTEKPPNIALNQNSFGLGTSMYSPTEDKQQTIKQDLEVAESIVGAILGPGGKGIVELQQFTQTNIQISKKGVYVPGTRNRIVTVTGTPSNIGKAQYLIQQRIQQEELKRARQASR; encoded by the exons GCACCCCAGAACAGATGCAGCACATGATGACCGAAGAATCAAACGGTGACGCAATCATGG GTGACAACATACATTTAAAGATCTTAGTGCCGTCAATTGCCGCCGGAGCCATCATTGGTAAAGGAGGAGAAACAATCGCTCAAGTACAAAAAGAGGCTGGAGCCCGCGTTAAAATGTCCAAGGCTAATGACTTTTATCCAG CCACAACAGAAAGAGTATGCTTAATAATGGGTGCTGCAGATTCAGTCAGAAAAATACACACATTCATCATGGAAAAAATTAGAGAAAAGCCAGACCCCAACCCAAAGTtagaagaaacaaataaaaacttTGAGAGGCACAGACAG GTTAAAATTTTAGTGCCAAACAGCACAGCGGGAATGATTATAGGAAAATCAGGAAACTATATAAAACAGATAAAGGAAGAAAGTGGGGCCTACATACAGATATCACAGAAGTCTAAAGAAATTAATTTACCAGAAAGATGTGTTACAATAGCTG GTGATGTTGAATCCAACAAAAAAGCAGTAGActtaattttacagaaaattgtTGAAGATCCACAAAGTGGGAGTTGTCCAAATATCAGCTATGCAGACTATACTGGTCCTGTTGCAAGTGCTAATCCTACTGGTTCCCCATTTGCAAACCCTAATGTTGCACAAAACAGAGGACAAGAAATGGTTGTCAACACAACCAATTATTCAACCCAAGGTGCTTTTGGCATAGGAATAAATGGGAACACTGCTTTTAGCAATAGTTTAGGGAATGGAattacaaatttgaatttaaatgctGCATTAGGGCAACCAGGTGGAAGCATGACCAGTTCAGCAttggaaaatttgaaaatgacattACGTGGAAACGGGTATTCCGAACAGGCTACAGAGGATATCAGTAACGCTATGAACGTGTTGGCAAGTTATGGCATTCTAGGAATGATAGGACTGAATCAGATTCCTACAGTAAATAATATGGGAACGATTGCAAATATGGGACAGCCTACTCCAGGGATGACTGCAGGTGTGGCTAATATGCAGAATATGCAGAACATGCAGAATATGCAGGCTACCATGCAGCAAGGAATGAACATGAACTCTTCCCTTGGAGCTCAAGGAATGATGGCTGCCACGCCTGCCAGCTCAGCACAGAATAATTCTTATCTCAATACGAGCAATAGCTCAACTGGTGCCGGTAGTTTGTTTGGACCTGTTGGTAGTGGGTCATCTGGTTTGGGGAGTTCTGGATCAACTGGAGCTGGCTCTAGTCTGTTTGGGAGCTCCTCACCAGGTATGGCCAATGAGAGATACGTTGGGAGCCCCATGTTGAATGACTCATTTACAGGAGCAACAAATTACACAAGCACTCCAACAGCATTTGCCGCACCAACCATGCAGACTGAAAAACCGCCAAACATAGCACTGAATCAAAATTCTTTTGGTTTAGGAACAAGTATGTACAGTCCAACAGAGGATAAACAACAAACCATTAAACAGGATTTGGAAGTAGCAGAAAGTATAGTAGGGGCTATTTTAGGTCCAGGTGGAAAAGGAATTGTTGAATTACAGCAGTTTACACAAACCAACATCCAGATTTCCAAGAAAGGAGTTTACGTACCTGGTACCAGAAATCGTATTGTCACAGTAACTGGTACTCCATCAAATATAGGAAAAGCACAGTATCTTATACAACAGCGTATACAACAAGAAGAACTTAAACGTGCTAGACAAGCGTCTCGTTAA
- the LOC139514459 gene encoding RNA-binding protein Nova-1-like isoform X2: METKVFHSGTVGLYEPHQPLGLTRVVVPMWGYTAVEYFGNSNMWTNPVGENQIEICENVEDNTSTQETSDIVKVMEFETNSSPQSDNIHLKILVPSIAAGAIIGKGGETIAQVQKEAGARVKMSKANDFYPATTERVCLIMGAADSVRKIHTFIMEKIREKPDPNPKLEETNKNFERHRQVKILVPNSTAGMIIGKSGNYIKQIKEESGAYIQISQKSKEINLPERCVTIAGDVESNKKAVDLILQKIVEDPQSGSCPNISYADYTGPVASANPTGSPFANPNVAQNRGQEMVVNTTNYSTQGAFGIGINGNTAFSNSLGNGITNLNLNAALGQPGGSMTSSALENLKMTLRGNGYSEQATEDISNAMNVLASYGILGMIGLNQIPTVNNMGTIANMGQPTPGMTAGVANMQNMQNMQNMQATMQQGMNMNSSLGAQGMMAATPASSAQNNSYLNTSNSSTGAGSLFGPVGSGSSGLGSSGSTGAGSSLFGSSSPGMANERYVGSPMLNDSFTGATNYTSTPTAFAAPTMQTEKPPNIALNQNSFGLGTSMYSPTEDKQQTIKQDLEVAESIVGAILGPGGKGIVELQQFTQTNIQISKKGVYVPGTRNRIVTVTGTPSNIGKAQYLIQQRIQQEELKRARQASR; this comes from the exons ATGGAAACAAAAGTCTTCCATTCTGGGACGGTGGGTTTGTATGAGCCACATCAGCCTCTAGGATTGACGAGGGTAGTTGTACCTATGTGGGGCTATACAGCAGTAGAGTACTTTGGGAATAGTAATATGTGGACTAATCCCGTGGGGGAGAATCAAATTGAAATTTGTGAAAATGTGGAGGATAACACATCCACACAGGAAACGTCAGACATTGTGAAAGTTATGGAATTTGAAACTAATTCGTCACCTCAAA GTGACAACATACATTTAAAGATCTTAGTGCCGTCAATTGCCGCCGGAGCCATCATTGGTAAAGGAGGAGAAACAATCGCTCAAGTACAAAAAGAGGCTGGAGCCCGCGTTAAAATGTCCAAGGCTAATGACTTTTATCCAG CCACAACAGAAAGAGTATGCTTAATAATGGGTGCTGCAGATTCAGTCAGAAAAATACACACATTCATCATGGAAAAAATTAGAGAAAAGCCAGACCCCAACCCAAAGTtagaagaaacaaataaaaacttTGAGAGGCACAGACAG GTTAAAATTTTAGTGCCAAACAGCACAGCGGGAATGATTATAGGAAAATCAGGAAACTATATAAAACAGATAAAGGAAGAAAGTGGGGCCTACATACAGATATCACAGAAGTCTAAAGAAATTAATTTACCAGAAAGATGTGTTACAATAGCTG GTGATGTTGAATCCAACAAAAAAGCAGTAGActtaattttacagaaaattgtTGAAGATCCACAAAGTGGGAGTTGTCCAAATATCAGCTATGCAGACTATACTGGTCCTGTTGCAAGTGCTAATCCTACTGGTTCCCCATTTGCAAACCCTAATGTTGCACAAAACAGAGGACAAGAAATGGTTGTCAACACAACCAATTATTCAACCCAAGGTGCTTTTGGCATAGGAATAAATGGGAACACTGCTTTTAGCAATAGTTTAGGGAATGGAattacaaatttgaatttaaatgctGCATTAGGGCAACCAGGTGGAAGCATGACCAGTTCAGCAttggaaaatttgaaaatgacattACGTGGAAACGGGTATTCCGAACAGGCTACAGAGGATATCAGTAACGCTATGAACGTGTTGGCAAGTTATGGCATTCTAGGAATGATAGGACTGAATCAGATTCCTACAGTAAATAATATGGGAACGATTGCAAATATGGGACAGCCTACTCCAGGGATGACTGCAGGTGTGGCTAATATGCAGAATATGCAGAACATGCAGAATATGCAGGCTACCATGCAGCAAGGAATGAACATGAACTCTTCCCTTGGAGCTCAAGGAATGATGGCTGCCACGCCTGCCAGCTCAGCACAGAATAATTCTTATCTCAATACGAGCAATAGCTCAACTGGTGCCGGTAGTTTGTTTGGACCTGTTGGTAGTGGGTCATCTGGTTTGGGGAGTTCTGGATCAACTGGAGCTGGCTCTAGTCTGTTTGGGAGCTCCTCACCAGGTATGGCCAATGAGAGATACGTTGGGAGCCCCATGTTGAATGACTCATTTACAGGAGCAACAAATTACACAAGCACTCCAACAGCATTTGCCGCACCAACCATGCAGACTGAAAAACCGCCAAACATAGCACTGAATCAAAATTCTTTTGGTTTAGGAACAAGTATGTACAGTCCAACAGAGGATAAACAACAAACCATTAAACAGGATTTGGAAGTAGCAGAAAGTATAGTAGGGGCTATTTTAGGTCCAGGTGGAAAAGGAATTGTTGAATTACAGCAGTTTACACAAACCAACATCCAGATTTCCAAGAAAGGAGTTTACGTACCTGGTACCAGAAATCGTATTGTCACAGTAACTGGTACTCCATCAAATATAGGAAAAGCACAGTATCTTATACAACAGCGTATACAACAAGAAGAACTTAAACGTGCTAGACAAGCGTCTCGTTAA
- the LOC139514459 gene encoding RNA-binding protein Nova-1-like isoform X5: protein MAMNYDGMNGTDMDTSDSRKRPLDTEIDNGVPKRSNQGAGTPEQMQHMMTEESNGDAIMGDNIHLKILVPSIAAGAIIGKGGETIAQVQKEAGARVKMSKANDFYPATTERVCLIMGAADSVRKIHTFIMEKIREKPDPNPKLEETNKNFERHRQVKILVPNSTAGMIIGKSGNYIKQIKEESGAYIQISQKSKEINLPERCVTIAGDVESNKKAVDLILQKIVEDPQSGSCPNISYADYTGPVASANPTGSPFANPNVAQNRGQEMVVNTTNYSTQGAFGIGINGNTAFSNSLGNGITNLNLNAALGQPGGSMTSSALENLKMTLRGNGYSEQATEDISNAMNVLASYGILGMIGLNQIPTVNNMGTIANMGQPTPGMTAGVANMQNMQNMQNMQATMQQGMNMNSSLGAQGMMAATPASSAQNNSYLNTSNSSTGAGSLFGPVGSGSSGLGSSGSTGAGSSLFGSSSPGMANERYVGSPMLNDSFTGATNYTSTPTAFAAPTMQTEKPPNIALNQNSFGLGTSMYSPTEDKQQTIKQDLEVAESIVGAILGPGGKGIVELQQFTQTNIQISKKGVYVPGTRNRIVTVTGTPSNIGKAQYLIQQRIQQEELKRARQASR, encoded by the exons GCACCCCAGAACAGATGCAGCACATGATGACCGAAGAATCAAACGGTGACGCAATCATGG GTGACAACATACATTTAAAGATCTTAGTGCCGTCAATTGCCGCCGGAGCCATCATTGGTAAAGGAGGAGAAACAATCGCTCAAGTACAAAAAGAGGCTGGAGCCCGCGTTAAAATGTCCAAGGCTAATGACTTTTATCCAG CCACAACAGAAAGAGTATGCTTAATAATGGGTGCTGCAGATTCAGTCAGAAAAATACACACATTCATCATGGAAAAAATTAGAGAAAAGCCAGACCCCAACCCAAAGTtagaagaaacaaataaaaacttTGAGAGGCACAGACAG GTTAAAATTTTAGTGCCAAACAGCACAGCGGGAATGATTATAGGAAAATCAGGAAACTATATAAAACAGATAAAGGAAGAAAGTGGGGCCTACATACAGATATCACAGAAGTCTAAAGAAATTAATTTACCAGAAAGATGTGTTACAATAGCTG GTGATGTTGAATCCAACAAAAAAGCAGTAGActtaattttacagaaaattgtTGAAGATCCACAAAGTGGGAGTTGTCCAAATATCAGCTATGCAGACTATACTGGTCCTGTTGCAAGTGCTAATCCTACTGGTTCCCCATTTGCAAACCCTAATGTTGCACAAAACAGAGGACAAGAAATGGTTGTCAACACAACCAATTATTCAACCCAAGGTGCTTTTGGCATAGGAATAAATGGGAACACTGCTTTTAGCAATAGTTTAGGGAATGGAattacaaatttgaatttaaatgctGCATTAGGGCAACCAGGTGGAAGCATGACCAGTTCAGCAttggaaaatttgaaaatgacattACGTGGAAACGGGTATTCCGAACAGGCTACAGAGGATATCAGTAACGCTATGAACGTGTTGGCAAGTTATGGCATTCTAGGAATGATAGGACTGAATCAGATTCCTACAGTAAATAATATGGGAACGATTGCAAATATGGGACAGCCTACTCCAGGGATGACTGCAGGTGTGGCTAATATGCAGAATATGCAGAACATGCAGAATATGCAGGCTACCATGCAGCAAGGAATGAACATGAACTCTTCCCTTGGAGCTCAAGGAATGATGGCTGCCACGCCTGCCAGCTCAGCACAGAATAATTCTTATCTCAATACGAGCAATAGCTCAACTGGTGCCGGTAGTTTGTTTGGACCTGTTGGTAGTGGGTCATCTGGTTTGGGGAGTTCTGGATCAACTGGAGCTGGCTCTAGTCTGTTTGGGAGCTCCTCACCAGGTATGGCCAATGAGAGATACGTTGGGAGCCCCATGTTGAATGACTCATTTACAGGAGCAACAAATTACACAAGCACTCCAACAGCATTTGCCGCACCAACCATGCAGACTGAAAAACCGCCAAACATAGCACTGAATCAAAATTCTTTTGGTTTAGGAACAAGTATGTACAGTCCAACAGAGGATAAACAACAAACCATTAAACAGGATTTGGAAGTAGCAGAAAGTATAGTAGGGGCTATTTTAGGTCCAGGTGGAAAAGGAATTGTTGAATTACAGCAGTTTACACAAACCAACATCCAGATTTCCAAGAAAGGAGTTTACGTACCTGGTACCAGAAATCGTATTGTCACAGTAACTGGTACTCCATCAAATATAGGAAAAGCACAGTATCTTATACAACAGCGTATACAACAAGAAGAACTTAAACGTGCTAGACAAGCGTCTCGTTAA
- the LOC139514459 gene encoding RNA-binding protein Nova-1-like isoform X1 produces the protein METKVFHSGTVGLYEPHQPLGLTRVVVPMWGYTAVEYFGNSNMWTNPVGENQIEICENVEDNTSTQETSDIVKVMEFETNSSPQSDNIHLKILVPSIAAGAIIGKGGETIAQVQKEAGARVKMSKANDFYPATTERVCLIMGAADSVRKIHTFIMEKIREKPDPNPKLEETNKNFERHRQVCNEVKILVPNSTAGMIIGKSGNYIKQIKEESGAYIQISQKSKEINLPERCVTIAGDVESNKKAVDLILQKIVEDPQSGSCPNISYADYTGPVASANPTGSPFANPNVAQNRGQEMVVNTTNYSTQGAFGIGINGNTAFSNSLGNGITNLNLNAALGQPGGSMTSSALENLKMTLRGNGYSEQATEDISNAMNVLASYGILGMIGLNQIPTVNNMGTIANMGQPTPGMTAGVANMQNMQNMQNMQATMQQGMNMNSSLGAQGMMAATPASSAQNNSYLNTSNSSTGAGSLFGPVGSGSSGLGSSGSTGAGSSLFGSSSPGMANERYVGSPMLNDSFTGATNYTSTPTAFAAPTMQTEKPPNIALNQNSFGLGTSMYSPTEDKQQTIKQDLEVAESIVGAILGPGGKGIVELQQFTQTNIQISKKGVYVPGTRNRIVTVTGTPSNIGKAQYLIQQRIQQEELKRARQASR, from the exons ATGGAAACAAAAGTCTTCCATTCTGGGACGGTGGGTTTGTATGAGCCACATCAGCCTCTAGGATTGACGAGGGTAGTTGTACCTATGTGGGGCTATACAGCAGTAGAGTACTTTGGGAATAGTAATATGTGGACTAATCCCGTGGGGGAGAATCAAATTGAAATTTGTGAAAATGTGGAGGATAACACATCCACACAGGAAACGTCAGACATTGTGAAAGTTATGGAATTTGAAACTAATTCGTCACCTCAAA GTGACAACATACATTTAAAGATCTTAGTGCCGTCAATTGCCGCCGGAGCCATCATTGGTAAAGGAGGAGAAACAATCGCTCAAGTACAAAAAGAGGCTGGAGCCCGCGTTAAAATGTCCAAGGCTAATGACTTTTATCCAG CCACAACAGAAAGAGTATGCTTAATAATGGGTGCTGCAGATTCAGTCAGAAAAATACACACATTCATCATGGAAAAAATTAGAGAAAAGCCAGACCCCAACCCAAAGTtagaagaaacaaataaaaacttTGAGAGGCACAGACAGGTTTGTAATGAA GTTAAAATTTTAGTGCCAAACAGCACAGCGGGAATGATTATAGGAAAATCAGGAAACTATATAAAACAGATAAAGGAAGAAAGTGGGGCCTACATACAGATATCACAGAAGTCTAAAGAAATTAATTTACCAGAAAGATGTGTTACAATAGCTG GTGATGTTGAATCCAACAAAAAAGCAGTAGActtaattttacagaaaattgtTGAAGATCCACAAAGTGGGAGTTGTCCAAATATCAGCTATGCAGACTATACTGGTCCTGTTGCAAGTGCTAATCCTACTGGTTCCCCATTTGCAAACCCTAATGTTGCACAAAACAGAGGACAAGAAATGGTTGTCAACACAACCAATTATTCAACCCAAGGTGCTTTTGGCATAGGAATAAATGGGAACACTGCTTTTAGCAATAGTTTAGGGAATGGAattacaaatttgaatttaaatgctGCATTAGGGCAACCAGGTGGAAGCATGACCAGTTCAGCAttggaaaatttgaaaatgacattACGTGGAAACGGGTATTCCGAACAGGCTACAGAGGATATCAGTAACGCTATGAACGTGTTGGCAAGTTATGGCATTCTAGGAATGATAGGACTGAATCAGATTCCTACAGTAAATAATATGGGAACGATTGCAAATATGGGACAGCCTACTCCAGGGATGACTGCAGGTGTGGCTAATATGCAGAATATGCAGAACATGCAGAATATGCAGGCTACCATGCAGCAAGGAATGAACATGAACTCTTCCCTTGGAGCTCAAGGAATGATGGCTGCCACGCCTGCCAGCTCAGCACAGAATAATTCTTATCTCAATACGAGCAATAGCTCAACTGGTGCCGGTAGTTTGTTTGGACCTGTTGGTAGTGGGTCATCTGGTTTGGGGAGTTCTGGATCAACTGGAGCTGGCTCTAGTCTGTTTGGGAGCTCCTCACCAGGTATGGCCAATGAGAGATACGTTGGGAGCCCCATGTTGAATGACTCATTTACAGGAGCAACAAATTACACAAGCACTCCAACAGCATTTGCCGCACCAACCATGCAGACTGAAAAACCGCCAAACATAGCACTGAATCAAAATTCTTTTGGTTTAGGAACAAGTATGTACAGTCCAACAGAGGATAAACAACAAACCATTAAACAGGATTTGGAAGTAGCAGAAAGTATAGTAGGGGCTATTTTAGGTCCAGGTGGAAAAGGAATTGTTGAATTACAGCAGTTTACACAAACCAACATCCAGATTTCCAAGAAAGGAGTTTACGTACCTGGTACCAGAAATCGTATTGTCACAGTAACTGGTACTCCATCAAATATAGGAAAAGCACAGTATCTTATACAACAGCGTATACAACAAGAAGAACTTAAACGTGCTAGACAAGCGTCTCGTTAA